From the Oncorhynchus masou masou isolate Uvic2021 unplaced genomic scaffold, UVic_Omas_1.1 unplaced_scaffold_3079, whole genome shotgun sequence genome, one window contains:
- the LOC135534154 gene encoding twist-related protein 2-like, which produces MSEEMTGEESSSPGSPLDSLSNSEGELDRQPKRCGRKRTSSRKNGEDSDSPTPGKRGKKSSSSSPHSFEDLQTQRVMANVRERQRTQSLNEAFSSLRKIIPTLPSDKLSKIQTLKLAARYIDFLYQVLQSDELDSKMASCSYVAHERLSYAFSVWRMEGAWSMSASH; this is translated from the coding sequence ATGTCTGAGGAAATGACCGGGGAAGAGTCGAGCTCCCCAGGCTCTCCACTAGACAGTCTCAGCAACAGTGAGGGGGAACTGGATAGGCAACCGAAGAGATGTGGGAGGAAAAGGACATCAAGCAGGAAGAATGGGGAGGATTCAGATAGCCCTACCCCTGGGAAAAGAGGGAAAAAGTCAAGCAGCAGCAGTCCACATTCTTTCGAAGACCTACAGACGCAACGAGTCATGGCGAACGTGCGCGAGCGGCAGAGGACGCAGTCACTCAACGAAGCTTTCTCGTCTTTGCGGAAAATTATCCCCACTTTGCCTTCAGACAAACTGAGCAAAATACAAACCTTAAAACTTGCTGCCAGGTACATCGATTTCCTGTACCAAGTTCTGCAGAGCGATGAATTGGACTCCAAAATGGCAAGTTGTAGTTATGTGGCTCATGAGAGATTAAGCTATGCGTTTTCTGTATGGAGGATGGAGGGCGCTTGGTCCATGTCAGCATCTCACTAG